Proteins encoded together in one Lathyrus oleraceus cultivar Zhongwan6 chromosome 5, CAAS_Psat_ZW6_1.0, whole genome shotgun sequence window:
- the LOC127086339 gene encoding putative ubiquitin-conjugating enzyme E2 38 isoform X1, whose translation MDPDVLEIPPPIFKHPRRFKKQKQSIIYDVIDIVDDNENDDDDLMILGEITPKHSKGKAAEALREGYGDNHQVARGVEKSGKVSGIGSSSGHDRRGSHRSFDNGDYLGLSSDEYIDVDEYALLQGAGSSGSFHSNFVGHDGSLHPSGVESGYLWSNSSYSFNATPKHVCGSTSALKSARDVHNGAAVALPQLTIIDEAENETLRKLRSFKQFDTVIDTSDHHFINHYSSTKQNPKSWAKQIQEEWKILEKHLPDTIFVRVYESRMDLMRAVIIGAEGTPYHNGLFFFDIFFPSGYPNVPPNVHYHSGGLRLNPNLYNCGKVCLSLLNTWSGTTKERWTKGVSTMLQVLVSIQGLILNTMPYYNEPGYESLRGTPNGETQARQYNQNTFILSLRTMMYTIRKPPKNFEDLVAGHFYSRAHDILASCKAYEKGVQVGCLVKGGVRDVDGSNGKNCPAKFKSGLVECVPSLIKEFENVGVKDCEKFTSQVRRSTTSRK comes from the exons ATGGACCCTGATGTTCTTGAAATTCCTCCTCCAATTTTCAAACACCCTCGTAGGTTCAAAAAACAGAAACAG TCCATCATCTATGATGTGATTGACATTGTCGACGACAATGAGAATGACGATGATGATTTGATGATACTTGGTGAAATAACTCCTAAGCATAGCAAGGGGAAGGCAGCTGAAGCCCTTCGCGAGGGTTATGGCGATAATCATCAAGTTGCG CGTGGCGTGGAAAAAAGTGGAAAAGTTAGTGGGATTGGGTCTTCTAGTGGTCATGATCGCCGTGGTTCTCATCGATCATTTGACAATGGTGACTACCTTGGTTTGAGTTCAGATGAATATATAGATGTAGACGAGTATGCCTTATTACAGGGAGCGGGCAGTAGCGGTTCATTCCATTCAAATTTTGTTGGACATGACGGATCATTGCATCCTTCTGGAGTAGAATCGGGATACCTTTGGTCGAATAGTTCTTATAGCTTCAATGCCACTCCTAAGCATGTGTGTGGTTCTACTAGTGCTCTCAAATCTGCAAGAGATGTACATAATGGAGCAGCTGTTGCTCTCCCACAATTGACAATAATTGATGAAGCTGAAAATGAAACTCTGAGGAAACTTCGAAGTTTTAAGCAATTTGATACTGTCATTGACACTTCGGATCATCACTTTATTAATCATTATTCCTCCACAAAGCAG AATCCAAAGAGTTGGGCTAAACAAATCCAGGAAGAGTGGAAGATTTTGGAGAAGCATTTGCCGG ATACAATATTTGTGAGAGTCTACGAATCAAGGATGGATCTTATGAGGGCTGTGATTATTGGAGCAGAAGGGACTCCTTACCACAATGGTCTTTTCTTTTTTGATATTTTCTTTCCCAGTGGCTATCCTAATGTACCCCCG AACGTCCATTACCACTCTGGAGGTCTTCGGCTCAACCCTAATTTGTATAACTGCGGCAAAGTATGTCTCAGTCTACTTAACACCTGGTCTGGCACCACGAAGGAGAGATGGACTAAAGGTGTTTCAACAATGCTACAAGTTCTAGTCTCCATACAAGGGCTAATCTTGAACACAATGCCTTACTACAACGAACCTGGATATGAATCTTTGAGGGGTACACCAAACGGTGAAACGCAGGCCCGACAGTATAATCAAAATACATTCATTCTATCGTTGAGGACAATGATGTATACAATAAGAAAGCCTCCAAAG AATTTTGAAGATTTAGTTGCCGGGCATTTCTACAGCCGAGCGCATGATATTCTGGCGTCATGCAAAGCATACGAAAAAGGTGTTCAAGTTGGTTGTTTGGTCAAAGGTGGGGTTCGAGATGTTGATGGGAGTAACGGAAAAAACTGCCCAGCTAAATTTAAGTCTGGTTTAGTTGAATGTGTGCCTTCTCTCATCAAAGAGTTCGAAAATGTTGGAGTTAAGGACTGTGAGAAATTCACGTCTCAGGTACGACGCAGTACCACCAGCAGAAAGTGA
- the LOC127086339 gene encoding putative ubiquitin-conjugating enzyme E2 38 isoform X2 has product MDPDVLEIPPPIFKHPRRFKKQKQSIIYDVIDIVDDNENDDDDLMILGEITPKHSKGKAAEALREGYGDNHQRGVEKSGKVSGIGSSSGHDRRGSHRSFDNGDYLGLSSDEYIDVDEYALLQGAGSSGSFHSNFVGHDGSLHPSGVESGYLWSNSSYSFNATPKHVCGSTSALKSARDVHNGAAVALPQLTIIDEAENETLRKLRSFKQFDTVIDTSDHHFINHYSSTKQNPKSWAKQIQEEWKILEKHLPDTIFVRVYESRMDLMRAVIIGAEGTPYHNGLFFFDIFFPSGYPNVPPNVHYHSGGLRLNPNLYNCGKVCLSLLNTWSGTTKERWTKGVSTMLQVLVSIQGLILNTMPYYNEPGYESLRGTPNGETQARQYNQNTFILSLRTMMYTIRKPPKNFEDLVAGHFYSRAHDILASCKAYEKGVQVGCLVKGGVRDVDGSNGKNCPAKFKSGLVECVPSLIKEFENVGVKDCEKFTSQVRRSTTSRK; this is encoded by the exons ATGGACCCTGATGTTCTTGAAATTCCTCCTCCAATTTTCAAACACCCTCGTAGGTTCAAAAAACAGAAACAG TCCATCATCTATGATGTGATTGACATTGTCGACGACAATGAGAATGACGATGATGATTTGATGATACTTGGTGAAATAACTCCTAAGCATAGCAAGGGGAAGGCAGCTGAAGCCCTTCGCGAGGGTTATGGCGATAATCATCAA CGTGGCGTGGAAAAAAGTGGAAAAGTTAGTGGGATTGGGTCTTCTAGTGGTCATGATCGCCGTGGTTCTCATCGATCATTTGACAATGGTGACTACCTTGGTTTGAGTTCAGATGAATATATAGATGTAGACGAGTATGCCTTATTACAGGGAGCGGGCAGTAGCGGTTCATTCCATTCAAATTTTGTTGGACATGACGGATCATTGCATCCTTCTGGAGTAGAATCGGGATACCTTTGGTCGAATAGTTCTTATAGCTTCAATGCCACTCCTAAGCATGTGTGTGGTTCTACTAGTGCTCTCAAATCTGCAAGAGATGTACATAATGGAGCAGCTGTTGCTCTCCCACAATTGACAATAATTGATGAAGCTGAAAATGAAACTCTGAGGAAACTTCGAAGTTTTAAGCAATTTGATACTGTCATTGACACTTCGGATCATCACTTTATTAATCATTATTCCTCCACAAAGCAG AATCCAAAGAGTTGGGCTAAACAAATCCAGGAAGAGTGGAAGATTTTGGAGAAGCATTTGCCGG ATACAATATTTGTGAGAGTCTACGAATCAAGGATGGATCTTATGAGGGCTGTGATTATTGGAGCAGAAGGGACTCCTTACCACAATGGTCTTTTCTTTTTTGATATTTTCTTTCCCAGTGGCTATCCTAATGTACCCCCG AACGTCCATTACCACTCTGGAGGTCTTCGGCTCAACCCTAATTTGTATAACTGCGGCAAAGTATGTCTCAGTCTACTTAACACCTGGTCTGGCACCACGAAGGAGAGATGGACTAAAGGTGTTTCAACAATGCTACAAGTTCTAGTCTCCATACAAGGGCTAATCTTGAACACAATGCCTTACTACAACGAACCTGGATATGAATCTTTGAGGGGTACACCAAACGGTGAAACGCAGGCCCGACAGTATAATCAAAATACATTCATTCTATCGTTGAGGACAATGATGTATACAATAAGAAAGCCTCCAAAG AATTTTGAAGATTTAGTTGCCGGGCATTTCTACAGCCGAGCGCATGATATTCTGGCGTCATGCAAAGCATACGAAAAAGGTGTTCAAGTTGGTTGTTTGGTCAAAGGTGGGGTTCGAGATGTTGATGGGAGTAACGGAAAAAACTGCCCAGCTAAATTTAAGTCTGGTTTAGTTGAATGTGTGCCTTCTCTCATCAAAGAGTTCGAAAATGTTGGAGTTAAGGACTGTGAGAAATTCACGTCTCAGGTACGACGCAGTACCACCAGCAGAAAGTGA